Below is a window of Lacrimispora xylanolytica DNA.
ACTTACTGTATAAGCGTGCGAAGCAGATCTTATCTGTTTTAGAAGAAACAAAAGAAGAACTTCTGCAATCCGACCATTCTCCCAGCGGAACGTTACGGATCGGGGCCAGTATGACCATTGGAGAATTTCTTCTTCCTTCTATATTAAGTGAGTTCATGAAGCTATATCCAAACATAAAACTTGACATGACTGTAGAAAATACGGAGCACATCTATGAGAAATTTAAAAATTATGATATAGACATTGCTCTGATTGAAGGCACTGTGCCTGTAGAAAATTATATCCATCACAATTTTTATAAGGATGCTATGGTCATAGTCGCTCCCGTTTCATTTCAGTATGATAAAAGCGCCCAGCTAAAAACAGCTTTGTCAAATCAAACCTGGATACACCGGGAAAAGGGCTCTGGCACCGGAGAGAATCTAAATATATTTTTAAACAGCTATGGCATATCGCCCAAAAATCTAATCACCATGGGGAGCAATTACTCCATTAAAGAAGCCGTAAAAAACCATATGGGAATCAGCTTCATATCCTCCTTAGTTGTAGACGAGGCTATGAAAAATAATGAGGTTAAAATAATTCCTCTGGAAAATCAATACTATCGATATTTCTCCTATCTCATCCATGAAAATAATTTACCAAAAGCAGTAGAATTGTTTCTTCAAC
It encodes the following:
- a CDS encoding LysR substrate-binding domain-containing protein, whose product is MIEELKTFLAVVDKKSFTKAAAAINISQPSVSLHISNLEKYFQTKLIERSNKQRSIFITAQGDLLYKRAKQILSVLEETKEELLQSDHSPSGTLRIGASMTIGEFLLPSILSEFMKLYPNIKLDMTVENTEHIYEKFKNYDIDIALIEGTVPVENYIHHNFYKDAMVIVAPVSFQYDKSAQLKTALSNQTWIHREKGSGTGENLNIFLNSYGISPKNLITMGSNYSIKEAVKNHMGISFISSLVVDEAMKNNEVKIIPLENQYYRYFSYLIHENNLPKAVELFLQRLHQQEGPI